In Paenibacillus sonchi, a single genomic region encodes these proteins:
- a CDS encoding GH32 C-terminal domain-containing protein — protein sequence MKEIKRSRAWISKMVIGVMVLQLAAPGISAAAGTKADVEEALSPQVNMGLPVTDAVYHIPEADEELSVTDTVYQIQNPGFETGDMTGWTVVRGQAFGPDSVSDETTWWAEQIPYNQEGTYHLNGWKHDEAATGVLRSSTFELGGSGWISFKLGGAKNPNKAYVNIVEAQTGQVIARYGNSAFADVGFPNPAQGLRLANMEQYKADLSEYLGKKLYVEIVDNATTDWGVVFADAFFMYHESEPADGITATDIKPDFKRYQIENPGFETGNLTGWTVVEGEAFGPNSVSDETTYWVEQIPYNQEGTYHLNGLKYNEAATGKLRSSTFELGGTGWITFRLGGGKHTDQVYVNVINADTGELIARYGNTEFNESGFPYPAQGLRLANMEQYKADLSKDIGKKLYVEIVDNGHADWGVIFADAFHTFNELVPEEGVMADNIMPTEIQNPSFETGNLESWTAQGNAFQVNNDAQAGKEGNYYAKSSLEGQGSITSNTFTLQGTGTINFTVLGINNPQDAYVALYDASTNTLLEKTGDVSANEKISWKMQMHYNKRLYIKVIDQSNQAGISVDAFQAHGTGTIFYMNLDEGAGKKALEEVSNLEHDVNYVFNNARYMDSKEPRWTPHGVKGGALLFDGYSNDIEVKAKDTVPVSDALMLEAWVAPRSYEWGDGNKLSAIVNQSDQDKAEGFALGMYRHGTWSMQAGIGGQWIQVWVKDHPLEKYKWNYVAATFDKKDGMIKLYLNGQEVASQATPVNVPISPSTENLVIGKNNRPVEFAGLFSYNMFSGLIDEVKLQNKALTGQEILAEYESVQTLHGGTVPEIPNGDIDEDPSVFDGDQHRPQYHAMPPQNWMNEAHAPIYYNGKYHLFYQHNPQGPYWHQIHWGHWVSDDMVHWENVRPALAPEAGTLDPDGVWSGSAAYDRDGNPVLFYTAGNDSLSPNQRTGLATPADLSDPNLEKWEKYPEPVTEQNGNGIHNEFRDPFVWYDKETDKWYQLVTSGLKDFSSGTALVYVSDDMYNWEYKGPLYVSDRSLYPELGTVWELPVLLPLGKDSTGKKKYIFMINPHEKPEQVPPANDVQRDVEVFYWIGTWDRDNFKFIPDQAAPSKMDVGDGYLTAESGMVTPDGRTVVFSMVQNVRTPQAEYQAGWAHNLALPVSLSLDEHDELRIEPIQELQSLRGAKLVDFADKNLQAANQLIQNVKGDMLEIVMEIDPGEAQKFGLKVRRSDNGQEETLIYYDKTAGTFNVDRTKSSIDPDVRVDGIQGGYVDLKGENLKLHIFLDRSVVEAFANDKKKLTTRVYVGRYDSLGLQVWADNDITVKSMEVWNMNALTGEPAAPVDVPDNWDNSVYSDITDLPNHDFATGDLTGWITEGDAFQDVHVTDAQFFWETIYFNPSHKIPGGYHLWGFNEEAGGDSLTGTLKSQNFVLGGNGKINFLVSGGRDIDKLYVALVRASDGKELFKETATNYEEYQRKIWDASQYIGQELYIKVVDQSTGGFGHINVDDFNVPVKVQNPTNPVNPNNPAGPADPTDPTDPAGPTDPSGPSDPNGPSDPNGPSSSTDPTSRAVPTSTPGSPVIPASKPESQNSLSFEMAKGERQVLFPVATAANDGKNALKIKNSGVEIEVPAEVLKELQAQVTGGEQEHAKISFEMEALSSEQSKERIAQAGQKNQAAISAAGEVYDFKLSIVKPDGTKLTLEKFSKPVTIRLTTQENAQQGLTGIYYIADDGRLEYVGGTFAGSKWTANVSHFSTFAVLTYDKSFEDVNASYWAYDVIKRMAAQQMVSGVSETAFAPKQEVSRAEFASLITRALGISATKSAVFKDVESTKWYAASIAAAYEAGIVTGRSTDTFAPDDTISREEMASMIYKAYLLHTGQNAAVNRQSDFKDAGTISAWAANAVAAVQELGLISGRGNQLFMPQEQVNRAESAQVIALLLDKFNK from the coding sequence ATGAAAGAAATCAAAAGAAGCAGAGCATGGATCTCCAAAATGGTGATTGGGGTAATGGTTCTTCAGCTTGCAGCTCCCGGAATATCTGCTGCAGCCGGAACGAAGGCTGATGTTGAGGAAGCACTTAGTCCACAGGTGAACATGGGATTGCCGGTTACGGATGCGGTCTATCACATTCCTGAGGCTGACGAGGAGTTGTCAGTTACGGATACCGTCTATCAAATCCAAAATCCAGGCTTCGAAACTGGAGATATGACAGGCTGGACGGTTGTCAGAGGTCAAGCGTTCGGACCGGACAGTGTATCGGATGAAACCACTTGGTGGGCGGAACAAATCCCGTACAACCAGGAAGGTACTTATCATCTAAACGGCTGGAAGCATGACGAGGCTGCGACCGGCGTGCTTCGTTCCAGCACCTTCGAGCTGGGCGGCAGCGGCTGGATCAGCTTCAAGCTTGGCGGTGCGAAAAATCCAAACAAGGCATATGTAAATATCGTGGAAGCCCAGACGGGTCAAGTGATTGCCCGGTATGGCAATAGCGCCTTCGCTGACGTTGGTTTCCCGAATCCCGCACAGGGCCTGCGGCTTGCCAATATGGAGCAGTATAAGGCGGATCTTTCTGAATATCTAGGCAAGAAGCTGTACGTGGAGATCGTCGATAATGCAACGACGGACTGGGGAGTGGTATTTGCGGATGCGTTCTTCATGTACCATGAATCCGAGCCGGCGGATGGAATTACCGCTACGGATATCAAGCCGGATTTCAAACGCTATCAAATCGAAAATCCCGGTTTTGAAACCGGAAACTTAACAGGCTGGACGGTTGTAGAAGGCGAGGCGTTTGGTCCGAACAGCGTATCGGACGAAACCACCTATTGGGTCGAGCAAATCCCGTATAACCAGGAAGGCACCTATCATTTAAACGGCTTAAAGTATAACGAGGCTGCGACCGGCAAGCTTCGTTCCAGCACCTTCGAGCTGGGCGGAACGGGCTGGATTACCTTCAGACTGGGCGGAGGCAAGCATACGGATCAAGTGTATGTGAACGTCATCAATGCGGACACAGGTGAACTTATTGCCAGGTACGGCAACACCGAATTTAACGAGTCCGGGTTCCCGTATCCGGCACAGGGCCTGAGACTCGCGAATATGGAGCAATATAAAGCTGATCTCTCCAAGGATATCGGGAAGAAGCTTTATGTGGAGATCGTCGATAATGGACACGCGGATTGGGGAGTAATCTTTGCGGACGCCTTCCACACCTTCAATGAACTCGTGCCGGAAGAAGGAGTCATGGCAGATAACATTATGCCGACGGAAATCCAGAATCCCAGCTTTGAAACCGGAAATTTAGAGAGCTGGACCGCCCAGGGCAACGCTTTTCAAGTGAACAATGATGCTCAAGCTGGTAAAGAAGGGAATTATTATGCCAAATCCTCCTTGGAAGGACAGGGCTCGATTACCTCCAATACCTTTACGCTTCAGGGGACCGGGACTATTAACTTCACTGTTTTAGGCATCAATAATCCGCAGGACGCCTACGTCGCATTATATGATGCCAGCACTAATACGTTGCTTGAGAAGACCGGGGATGTCAGTGCGAATGAGAAGATTTCCTGGAAAATGCAGATGCACTACAATAAGAGGCTTTATATCAAGGTTATCGATCAATCCAATCAAGCGGGTATTTCCGTTGACGCTTTTCAGGCTCATGGTACGGGTACCATTTTCTACATGAATCTGGATGAAGGCGCAGGAAAAAAGGCGCTTGAGGAAGTAAGCAATCTTGAACACGATGTGAATTATGTATTTAACAACGCCAGATACATGGACTCCAAGGAACCAAGATGGACACCGCACGGAGTAAAAGGCGGCGCCCTGTTGTTCGATGGATATTCAAATGATATCGAGGTCAAGGCAAAGGATACCGTTCCTGTAAGCGATGCGTTGATGCTTGAAGCCTGGGTCGCGCCGCGCAGCTACGAATGGGGAGACGGAAACAAGCTGTCTGCAATTGTGAACCAGTCTGATCAGGATAAGGCGGAAGGCTTCGCGCTTGGCATGTACCGGCATGGCACATGGTCGATGCAGGCCGGGATTGGCGGCCAATGGATTCAGGTATGGGTCAAAGATCATCCGCTCGAAAAATACAAGTGGAATTACGTGGCGGCTACCTTCGACAAAAAGGATGGAATGATTAAGCTGTACCTGAATGGTCAGGAAGTGGCTTCCCAAGCGACCCCTGTCAACGTTCCGATCTCGCCTTCTACGGAAAATCTGGTGATCGGTAAAAACAATAGACCTGTAGAGTTTGCGGGATTGTTCTCCTACAATATGTTCAGCGGACTGATCGATGAAGTGAAGCTGCAGAACAAAGCGCTTACGGGCCAGGAGATCCTTGCTGAATACGAGAGTGTACAAACGCTTCACGGCGGCACGGTTCCGGAAATTCCAAATGGGGATATCGATGAGGACCCCAGTGTGTTCGACGGTGACCAGCACCGTCCGCAGTACCATGCGATGCCTCCGCAAAACTGGATGAATGAAGCGCATGCGCCCATTTATTATAACGGCAAATATCATTTATTTTATCAGCATAACCCGCAGGGTCCATACTGGCATCAAATCCACTGGGGACATTGGGTAAGTGACGATATGGTGCATTGGGAGAATGTAAGGCCTGCACTTGCGCCTGAAGCGGGCACCCTTGATCCGGATGGAGTATGGTCAGGCAGTGCAGCATATGACCGCGATGGCAATCCCGTTCTCTTCTACACCGCCGGTAATGACTCGCTGTCGCCGAACCAAAGAACAGGGCTTGCAACGCCGGCTGATTTGTCGGACCCTAATCTGGAGAAGTGGGAGAAATATCCTGAACCGGTTACAGAGCAGAACGGAAACGGTATTCATAACGAATTCAGAGACCCGTTTGTATGGTATGACAAAGAGACAGACAAGTGGTATCAGCTGGTAACCTCTGGTCTTAAAGACTTTAGCAGCGGTACAGCGTTGGTATACGTATCCGACGATATGTACAACTGGGAGTATAAGGGGCCATTATACGTCAGTGACAGAAGCCTGTATCCGGAGCTTGGCACGGTATGGGAACTGCCGGTGCTGCTGCCGTTAGGCAAGGACAGCACCGGCAAGAAGAAGTATATTTTCATGATCAACCCGCATGAGAAACCGGAGCAGGTTCCGCCGGCTAACGATGTGCAAAGGGATGTTGAGGTTTTTTACTGGATCGGAACCTGGGACCGGGATAATTTCAAGTTTATACCCGACCAGGCTGCGCCATCCAAAATGGATGTGGGCGACGGCTATTTAACCGCAGAGAGCGGTATGGTCACCCCTGACGGAAGAACGGTCGTGTTCTCCATGGTGCAGAATGTAAGAACACCTCAGGCAGAATATCAAGCCGGATGGGCCCATAATCTGGCACTGCCGGTTTCCTTGAGCCTGGATGAGCATGATGAATTGCGCATTGAGCCGATTCAAGAATTGCAGAGTCTGCGGGGTGCCAAACTGGTGGATTTTGCAGACAAAAATCTGCAGGCTGCCAATCAATTGATCCAAAATGTCAAAGGCGACATGCTGGAGATTGTGATGGAGATTGATCCGGGCGAAGCCCAGAAATTCGGTCTTAAGGTGCGGCGCTCCGATAACGGCCAGGAGGAAACGCTGATTTACTATGACAAGACGGCCGGGACCTTCAATGTGGACCGGACCAAGAGCAGCATTGACCCGGATGTGCGTGTGGATGGCATCCAAGGCGGATATGTGGATCTGAAGGGAGAGAATCTGAAGCTCCATATTTTCCTGGACCGCTCGGTTGTCGAAGCCTTTGCCAATGATAAGAAAAAACTGACCACACGTGTCTACGTAGGAAGATACGATTCCTTGGGCTTGCAGGTATGGGCCGACAACGATATTACGGTCAAGTCGATGGAAGTATGGAATATGAATGCCTTGACAGGTGAACCGGCTGCTCCGGTTGATGTGCCTGACAACTGGGACAATTCGGTGTACAGCGATATTACGGATCTGCCTAACCATGATTTTGCCACAGGCGACTTAACAGGCTGGATTACCGAAGGGGACGCCTTCCAGGATGTCCATGTGACGGATGCCCAGTTTTTCTGGGAGACGATCTACTTCAATCCGTCGCATAAAATTCCGGGCGGCTATCATTTGTGGGGCTTCAACGAGGAAGCTGGCGGTGACAGCTTAACGGGAACGCTGAAATCGCAGAATTTCGTCCTGGGCGGGAACGGCAAGATCAACTTCCTGGTCAGCGGCGGGCGTGATATCGATAAGCTCTATGTTGCGCTGGTCCGGGCATCGGACGGCAAAGAGCTATTTAAAGAGACCGCCACGAATTATGAGGAGTATCAACGGAAGATTTGGGATGCATCGCAGTATATCGGCCAGGAGCTTTACATCAAGGTGGTTGACCAATCCACAGGCGGCTTCGGACATATTAACGTCGATGATTTCAATGTACCGGTTAAAGTGCAGAATCCGACGAATCCGGTGAATCCGAATAACCCGGCCGGCCCGGCTGATCCAACCGATCCAACCGATCCGGCCGGTCCGACTGACCCAAGCGGTCCAAGTGACCCAAACGGTCCAAGTGACCCAAACGGTCCAAGTTCTTCGACAGATCCAACCAGTAGAGCTGTCCCAACTAGTACTCCGGGCAGCCCTGTGATTCCGGCAAGCAAACCGGAGAGCCAGAACAGCTTGTCATTTGAAATGGCAAAGGGAGAGCGGCAGGTGCTGTTCCCTGTGGCCACGGCTGCAAATGACGGCAAGAATGCCCTGAAGATTAAAAATTCAGGTGTGGAAATCGAAGTCCCTGCAGAAGTATTGAAGGAATTGCAGGCACAGGTTACGGGCGGCGAGCAAGAACATGCAAAGATTTCTTTTGAAATGGAAGCTTTATCTTCAGAGCAAAGCAAAGAACGGATTGCGCAAGCCGGACAAAAGAATCAGGCAGCCATCTCTGCGGCTGGAGAGGTCTACGACTTCAAGTTGTCTATTGTGAAGCCCGATGGAACGAAACTTACGCTTGAGAAGTTCTCCAAACCCGTCACAATCAGACTGACTACACAGGAGAATGCCCAACAAGGTCTGACGGGCATTTATTACATCGCTGATGACGGAAGACTGGAGTATGTGGGAGGAACGTTTGCGGGCAGTAAATGGACAGCGAATGTGAGCCATTTCAGTACGTTTGCCGTCCTTACTTATGACAAATCGTTTGAAGATGTTAATGCCTCTTATTGGGCCTATGACGTAATTAAAAGAATGGCCGCACAGCAAATGGTCTCAGGTGTGAGTGAAACGGCATTCGCCCCGAAGCAGGAGGTGAGCAGGGCCGAATTCGCCTCCTTGATCACCCGTGCACTCGGAATATCAGCGACGAAGTCAGCCGTATTCAAGGATGTGGAATCAACGAAGTGGTACGCTGCTTCCATTGCCGCAGCATACGAAGCGGGAATTGTAACCGGAAGAAGCACGGATACCTTTGCACCCGACGACACCATCAGCCGTGAAGAAATGGCGTCCATGATTTACAAAGCGTATCTGCTCCATACAGGACAGAACGCTGCCGTTAATCGCCAAAGTGATTTTAAGGATGCCGGTACGATCAGCGCCTGGGCTGCAAATGCGGTCGCTGCCGTACAGGAGCTAGGATTAATCAGCGGGCGCGGGAACCAATTGTTCATGCCGCAGGAACAGGTTAACCGTGCAGAGAGTGCACAAGTTATCGCGCTGTTGCTGGATAAATTCAATAAATAA
- a CDS encoding glycoside hydrolase family 32 protein, giving the protein MKEFFYRPENAWVGDVIPYYEDGEFKLFYLHGWRDNYREGLDHGWHLLGTKDFVNYREDGACKIEGGTGHILKVDDVYHMFYCIFPEGKQFACHAVSKDLRTWEPIPEDTFGPDGEIYELADWRDPFVFWNEEEGQYWMLIAALAKGPTNRKGCTGLLSSKDLKHWEYREPLYAPNLHVGAHECPDLFRMGEWWYLIYSSYTGRFGTFYRMSRSLNGPWITPPEEAFDGRAYYAAKSVSDGQKRYLFGWNPTKEDDLFGWNPPKAPGKDYDTWDWGGNLVVHEIVQRPDGSLGVKAPETVDSAFARQVPAHFYGVAGEWSISDEVIRCDSPYSFAGCITQEELPDQCKISTTVRFSGSAQGLGFMLRAGEGLDFAYYITLEPERSRIAFRGPIMQSEEGGKTFPYDVELERPLKLLPEQEYELKVFIDGTICEVYVGGDVAMSARMYDIQQGKLALFVSQGAAEFHRVKIETLGAGQAPR; this is encoded by the coding sequence ATGAAGGAATTTTTCTATCGTCCGGAAAACGCTTGGGTAGGGGACGTAATCCCCTACTATGAAGACGGGGAATTTAAACTCTTTTATCTCCATGGCTGGAGAGACAACTACCGGGAAGGTCTTGATCATGGCTGGCATTTGCTTGGAACGAAGGATTTCGTGAATTACAGGGAAGATGGAGCTTGCAAAATCGAAGGCGGAACCGGCCATATTCTCAAAGTGGACGATGTCTATCATATGTTCTATTGTATCTTTCCTGAAGGGAAACAGTTCGCCTGCCATGCCGTCAGCAAGGATCTGCGGACATGGGAGCCGATTCCTGAAGACACTTTTGGTCCGGATGGCGAAATTTATGAGCTGGCGGACTGGCGTGATCCCTTTGTATTCTGGAATGAAGAAGAGGGCCAATACTGGATGCTGATCGCAGCGCTGGCCAAAGGACCGACGAACCGGAAAGGCTGCACGGGCTTGCTGTCATCTAAGGATCTCAAGCATTGGGAATACCGGGAGCCGCTGTACGCGCCGAACCTGCACGTGGGAGCGCATGAATGCCCGGACTTGTTCCGGATGGGGGAATGGTGGTACCTGATTTATTCCTCATATACGGGACGTTTCGGTACCTTTTACCGGATGAGCCGTTCCTTGAACGGACCGTGGATTACGCCGCCGGAAGAAGCCTTTGATGGACGTGCATATTATGCCGCCAAGTCAGTATCCGATGGACAGAAGCGTTATTTGTTCGGCTGGAATCCTACGAAGGAAGACGATCTGTTCGGCTGGAACCCTCCCAAAGCTCCAGGCAAGGATTATGACACCTGGGATTGGGGCGGCAATCTGGTTGTGCATGAAATTGTACAGCGCCCGGACGGGTCACTAGGCGTGAAAGCTCCGGAAACCGTAGACTCGGCTTTTGCCCGGCAGGTACCTGCTCATTTTTATGGAGTTGCTGGAGAGTGGTCGATTTCGGATGAGGTGATCCGGTGCGATTCCCCGTATTCTTTTGCCGGCTGCATCACACAGGAGGAACTGCCTGATCAGTGCAAGATTTCTACAACTGTACGTTTCTCAGGATCGGCCCAGGGCTTAGGGTTCATGCTTCGGGCGGGTGAAGGCCTAGATTTTGCCTACTATATCACGCTGGAGCCTGAGCGAAGCCGAATTGCCTTCCGCGGGCCGATTATGCAATCTGAAGAGGGAGGTAAAACCTTCCCTTATGATGTGGAACTGGAACGTCCGCTCAAGCTGCTGCCGGAACAGGAATACGAGCTGAAGGTGTTCATTGACGGGACGATTTGCGAAGTTTATGTCGGCGGAGATGTGGCGATGAGTGCCAGAATGTACGATATTCAGCAAGGAAAGCTTGCCTTGTTCGTCAGCCAGGGTGCAGCAGAATTCCATAGGGTAAAGATTGAAACTTTAGGAGCCGGTCAGGCTCCACGATAG
- a CDS encoding YczE/YyaS/YitT family protein encodes MKGYINKVDTKRLIIMIFGNVFLGMGISIFKLSGMGNDPFSGMVMALAECIGMTYANFLILLNLVLFVIEFITGRRFIGAGTFVNAILLGYIATFFYNTWLNLLGEPQLLWQRVIIVAIGVVVCSFGVSMYQTSDVGVAPYDSLSLIMRDNLPAISYFWHRMFTDALCALICFLAGGIIGLGTLVSVFGLGPIIHFFDVNFTKKLLAKEGHGTNPL; translated from the coding sequence ATGAAGGGGTACATTAATAAGGTAGATACCAAACGCTTGATCATTATGATTTTCGGAAATGTATTTCTGGGCATGGGCATCAGTATTTTTAAGCTGTCCGGCATGGGGAATGATCCCTTCAGCGGCATGGTGATGGCACTTGCAGAGTGTATCGGTATGACATATGCAAATTTTCTAATCTTACTGAACCTTGTCCTGTTTGTAATCGAATTTATCACAGGACGAAGGTTTATTGGAGCCGGGACTTTTGTAAATGCAATTTTGCTGGGATACATAGCTACTTTCTTTTATAATACCTGGCTAAATCTGTTGGGCGAACCTCAGCTGTTATGGCAGCGGGTGATCATCGTGGCGATTGGCGTGGTGGTATGCAGTTTTGGGGTATCCATGTATCAGACATCAGATGTGGGAGTAGCTCCCTACGACAGCCTGTCCCTGATTATGAGGGATAACCTTCCGGCAATCTCTTATTTTTGGCACCGGATGTTTACGGATGCGCTTTGTGCTTTGATTTGCTTCCTGGCAGGAGGCATCATCGGTTTGGGAACACTGGTGTCCGTATTCGGTCTGGGACCCATCATTCATTTTTTTGATGTGAATTTTACGAAGAAGCTTCTGGCAAAAGAGGGTCATGGCACAAATCCGTTATAA